TCTATAAATAGAGAGAATTTAGCTGCTAAAGATAAATATCCTCCAAAACCTATTCTATCAACTTTTTTAGTAAGTATAGCTCTTCTTGACCTCATCCAGTTATACTCCCATTCTAAGTGTGGAGTATTTCCATCATAGAATGTATCTGGGAATAGATAAGGTAGGAATCTAATTTCTTTTATTCTGATATTTTCCATATCAGAAACCATTCTAATATCTACACCGCATTCAGCAGAACCAGCAACACCATCAAGACCAATATTTTTAAAATATTTTCCATATGGCTCAGTACCAACCCAGTTATCGCCAACAAACATTATTGCCTCTTTACCATATTCATGAACTATGTCTACACATACTTTTGCAAGGGTTGAAACAAATTTTTGCATAAAGTCTATATAATCTAAGAATACTTTGCTAGGGTTTCTGAATTGATTATTATAATAACCTTTATCAATAATATCTTCTAATGTAATTTCATATCCTTTATCTTCTTTGAACTTTTCAAATATTTTAGGAGAAACCGATGCTGAATAACCAAACCAATCTCCAAATTTTTGCATTGCATGTTGATTATACATAATAGTAAAGTGATAAAAGAAAGTTGTAAATCTAACTACATTAATGTTAGTATTCTTTTCACACCATTTTTTTAAATGACTATATATATGTTCTCTTGTTTTATCAAATACTACATCATATGGTATTGATTTATCACTAGTCCAATTATTAGTCATATGATTATACATATGAGTAGTATCCCAAGTTTGTTTAGCAAAGAAGTTTACAGTATATTCATGAAACTTTTCAACATTTTGTATAATTACAGTATTACCATTAAATTTCCAATTTTCTTTAGGAACTAAATTATTAGTAGTTCTATCAAAAACTTGCCAATAATCAGTAGTTTCTGCATCAATTTCTAATTGTTCTTTGTAATATCCTGCCATTATATCTATTTCTAAAATATTATCAAAAGCTGTATATCTTTCAGATATTAATGCTTGATGTTGTATTTCTTCTGGATTTTTTCTAGGCCATTCTTGATCTTCCCTTGCAGGAAAATATGTAGAATAAATTTTAGCATCAAGAGTTTCAAAAAATTCATTTAATT
This Streptobacillus ratti DNA region includes the following protein-coding sequences:
- the gnpA gene encoding 1,3-beta-galactosyl-N-acetylhexosamine phosphorylase; protein product: MSRVTLPIEKGCEELVLELIKLWGADAIRNSDGTKLNEFFETLDAKIYSTYFPAREDQEWPRKNPEEIQHQALISERYTAFDNILEIDIMAGYYKEQLEIDAETTDYWQVFDRTTNNLVPKENWKFNGNTVIIQNVEKFHEYTVNFFAKQTWDTTHMYNHMTNNWTSDKSIPYDVVFDKTREHIYSHLKKWCEKNTNINVVRFTTFFYHFTIMYNQHAMQKFGDWFGYSASVSPKIFEKFKEDKGYEITLEDIIDKGYYNNQFRNPSKVFLDYIDFMQKFVSTLAKVCVDIVHEYGKEAIMFVGDNWVGTEPYGKYFKNIGLDGVAGSAECGVDIRMVSDMENIRIKEIRFLPYLFPDTFYDGNTPHLEWEYNWMRSRRAILTKKVDRIGFGGYLSLAAKFSLFIDGVTKSTNEFREIHDKTPNEECIKPNFKIGILNSWGKIKSWQANRTGHATGNKENISYIGVLEALSGLPYNIEFINFDDIKNPEKLAEFKVLINVGEANTSFSGGENWLDEEILSTIREFVSKGNGFIGIGDPSAVNGNGTYFQLQDVLGVDKEVGNTLQFSRYMKEIQHRHLVFEQIQGKIFIGNRNKYIYSTNENLEILQLNKEFGVEASINTYGKGKGVYLQGLPYSIENTRFIYNIIRYITNDIDKKYISDNMYVEAYEFNEYIAVINNSAENIKTNITCLGEVMLKKYELKWIKK